One stretch of Halalkalicoccus sp. NIPERK01 DNA includes these proteins:
- a CDS encoding glycosyltransferase family 2 protein codes for MYNDKTIAAVIPAYNEEPFIGEVLETLPEFIDRAYVIDDRSTDDTWGEIQRKAEAVNEEGETTLDRVVPIRHAENKGVGGAIKTGYLHALDDEMEVTTVIAGDGQTEPDIVERIVRPVAEGKAEYSKGNRLLGAERRDMPLFRQVGNFTLTLITKIASGYWKIMDPQNGSTAISYEALEKVGIEEMYEDYGYCNDLLVRLNAKNMRVADVKRRAVYKDEESDIDYKTYIPKVSGLLLKDFLWRLRVKYLIRDFHPLALFYYVGAATAGVGLVSGLKSALDREGTSRGTSLVLFVLGWLFMLLAMVFDMEESEDLEVLLYD; via the coding sequence ATGTATAACGACAAGACGATCGCCGCCGTCATCCCGGCGTACAACGAGGAGCCGTTCATCGGCGAGGTCCTCGAAACCCTCCCCGAGTTCATCGACCGCGCCTACGTGATCGACGACCGTTCGACCGACGACACGTGGGGCGAGATCCAGCGCAAGGCCGAGGCCGTAAACGAGGAGGGCGAGACCACGCTCGATCGCGTGGTCCCCATCCGCCACGCCGAGAACAAGGGCGTCGGCGGCGCGATCAAGACCGGCTACCTCCACGCGCTCGACGACGAGATGGAGGTCACGACCGTCATCGCGGGCGACGGCCAGACCGAACCCGACATCGTCGAGCGGATCGTCAGGCCCGTCGCCGAGGGGAAAGCCGAGTACTCGAAGGGCAACCGGCTTCTGGGTGCCGAACGCCGCGACATGCCGCTGTTCCGGCAGGTCGGCAACTTCACCCTGACGCTGATCACGAAGATCGCGAGCGGCTACTGGAAGATCATGGACCCCCAGAACGGCTCGACCGCGATCTCCTACGAGGCGCTCGAGAAGGTGGGAATCGAGGAGATGTACGAGGACTACGGCTACTGCAACGACCTGCTCGTCCGCCTGAACGCGAAGAACATGCGCGTCGCGGACGTGAAACGGCGTGCGGTCTACAAGGACGAGGAGAGCGACATCGACTACAAGACCTACATCCCGAAGGTCTCGGGGCTGCTCCTCAAGGACTTCCTCTGGCGGCTCCGCGTGAAGTACCTCATCCGGGACTTCCACCCGCTCGCGCTGTTCTACTACGTCGGCGCGGCCACCGCCGGCGTCGGACTGGTGTCCGGGCTGAAGTCCGCGCTCGACCGCGAGGGCACCTCCCGAGGCACGTCGCTCGTCCTGTTCGTTCTCGGCTGGCTGTTCATGCTGCTGGCGATGGTCTTCGACATGGAGGAGAGCGAGGACCTCGAAGTATTGCTCTACGACTGA
- a CDS encoding LpxD N-terminal domain-containing protein: MRLSSTEIAAFVDGDHVGPERTVTGVDALDAAGPEEFAFCIYDDPTYVRESDAGVIVCPPGIKPIEGRTLVFAPDPKLAFVRVANEFFANRPTETRVHPTATVDDGATIGDRVVIGPHVHVADCVEVGDGCTIRGGAVLGSDGFGFAREASGRLHRQIHQGRVVIEADVEIGPNASIDRAVFDETVVERGAKISGQVHLAHQVRIGRDTTVAYGSGFAGGATVGERVTVHPHVSVATDVAIGDDAEIGMNAGVLSDVPAGTTVVGTPARPITEQ; the protein is encoded by the coding sequence GTGAGACTCAGTTCAACCGAGATCGCTGCGTTCGTCGACGGCGATCACGTCGGGCCCGAACGGACGGTAACGGGCGTCGACGCCCTCGACGCCGCCGGCCCCGAGGAGTTCGCCTTCTGTATCTACGACGATCCGACCTACGTCCGCGAATCCGACGCGGGCGTGATCGTCTGTCCGCCGGGGATCAAACCGATCGAGGGGAGAACCCTCGTGTTCGCGCCGGATCCGAAACTCGCGTTCGTGAGGGTCGCAAACGAGTTCTTCGCGAATCGACCGACCGAGACGCGGGTGCATCCGACGGCGACCGTCGACGACGGGGCGACCATCGGCGATCGGGTCGTGATCGGCCCGCACGTCCACGTCGCCGACTGCGTCGAGGTCGGCGACGGCTGTACGATTCGCGGGGGTGCGGTCCTCGGGAGCGACGGGTTCGGGTTCGCGCGCGAGGCGTCGGGTCGGTTACACCGGCAGATACATCAGGGCCGCGTGGTAATCGAAGCCGACGTGGAAATCGGCCCGAACGCCTCGATCGACCGGGCCGTCTTCGACGAGACGGTCGTCGAACGCGGCGCGAAGATAAGCGGGCAGGTCCACCTCGCCCACCAGGTTCGGATCGGGCGGGACACGACCGTCGCTTACGGGTCGGGCTTCGCCGGCGGCGCGACCGTCGGCGAGCGCGTGACGGTCCACCCGCACGTCTCGGTCGCGACCGACGTCGCGATCGGTGACGACGCCGAAATCGGCATGAACGCGGGCGTCCTCTCGGACGTCCCCGCCGGGACGACCGTCGTCGGGACGCCCGCACGCCCCATCACAGAGCAATGA